Proteins from one Silurus meridionalis isolate SWU-2019-XX chromosome 3, ASM1480568v1, whole genome shotgun sequence genomic window:
- the sf3b1 gene encoding splicing factor 3B subunit 1 isoform X2, giving the protein MPARSYMDVMKEQHLSKEEREIRLQMAEKAKSGDLKAVNGSAASQAAAPKRKRRWDQTADQTPSSTPKKVSSWDQADTGAETPGHTPGHTPSNSRWDETPGRPKGSETPGATPSTRMWDPTPSHTPAGAATPGRDTPGHATPGHGGATSSVRKNRWDETPKTERETPGHGSGWAETPRTDRGDESVEETPTPGASKRKSRWDETPASQMGSSTPLLTPGKTPIGTPAMNMATPTPGHLMSMTPEQLQAWRWEREIDERNRPLTDEELDAMFPEGYKVLPPPAGYVPIRTPARKLSATPTPIGGMTGFHMQAEDRTTKQMNDQPSGNLPFLKPDDIQYFDKLLVEVDESTLSPEEQKERKIMKLLLKIKNGTPPMRKAALRQITDKAREFGAGPLFNQILPLLMSPTLEDQERHLLVKVIDRILYKLDDLVRPYVHKILVVIEPLLIDEDYYARVEGREIISNLAKAAGLATMISTMRPDIDNMDEYVRNTTARAFAVVASALGIPSLLPFLKAVCKSKKSWQARHTGIKIVQQIAILMGCAILPHLRSLVEIIEHGLVDEQQKVRTISALAIAALAEAATPYGIESFDSVLKPLWKGIRQHRGKGLAAFLKAIGYLIPLMDAEYANYYTREVMLILIREFQSPDEEMKKIVLKVVKQCCGTDGVEANYIKTEILPPFFKHFWQHRMALDRRNYRQLVDTTVELANKVGAAEIISRIVDDLKDEAEQYRKMVMETIEKIMGNLGAADIDHKLEEQLIDGILYAFQEQTTEDSVMLNGFGTVVNALGKRVKPYLPQICGTVLWRLNNKSAKVRQQAADLISRTAVVMKTCQEEKLMGHLGVVLYEYLGEEYPEVLGSILGALKAIVNVIGMHKMTPPIKDLLPRLTPILKNRHEKVQENCIDLVGRIADRGAEYVSAREWMRICFELLELLKAHKKAIRRATVNTFGYIAKAIGPHDVLATLLNNLKVQERQNRVCTTVAIAIVAETCSPFTVLPALMNEYRVPELNVQNGVLKSLSFLFEYIGEMGKDYIYAVTPLLEDALMDRDLVHRQTASAVVQHMSLGVYGFGCEDSLNHLLNYVWPNVFETSPHVIQAVMGALEGLRVAIGPCRMLQYCLQGLFHPARKVRDVYWKIYNSIYIGSQDALIAHYPLVYNDEKNPFVRYELEYFL; this is encoded by the exons ATGCCTGCCAGGTCGTACATGGATGTGATGAAGGAGCAGCATCTCTCCAAAGAAGAG AGAGAAATCAGATTGCAGATGGCAGAAAAGGCTAAATCAGGTGACCTGAAAGCAGTTAATGGTTCTGCTGCATCTCAAGCTGCTGCTCCCAAACGTAAGCGTCGGTGGGACCAGACTGCTGACCAGACCCCAAGCTCTACACCAAAAAAAGTGTCCAGCTGGGATCAGGCAGATACTGGAGCAGAG aCACCAGGACACACACCTGGACACACACCATCAAACAGTCGCTGGGATGAGACACCTGGTCGTCCCAAGGGTAGTGAGACTCCCGGAGCCACCCCCAGTACACGCATGTGGGACCCCACACCCAGCCACACGCCTGCTGGTGCTGCGACGCCTGGCCGGGACACCCCTGGACACGCAACACCCGGCCACGGTGGTGCCACTTCCAGCGTGCGCAAGAACCGCTGGGACGAGACGCCAAAGACCGAAAGAG aaacgCCTGGACATGGCAGCGGCTGGGCTGAGACTCCTCGTACAGACAGAGGGGACGAGTCTGTGGAGGAGACCCCAACACCTGGAGCAAGCAAACGAAAGTCCCGCTGGGATGAGACTCCTGCCAGTCAGATGGGCTCCTCCACTCCTCTCCTCACCCCTGGAAAGACCCCCATTGGCACACCTGCTATGAATATGGCCACACCCACTCCAG GTCATTTGATGAGTATGACCCCCGAGCAGCTTCAAGCATGGCGCTGGGAAAGAGAGATTGATGAGCGGAATCGTCCACTGACTGATGAGGAGCTGGATGCTATGTTTCCAGAAGGCTACAAG GTGCTTCCCCCACCAGCAGGCTACGTGCCCATCCGCACCCCTGCCCGCAAGTTATCAGCCACTCCAACCCCGATCGGTGGCATGACAGGCTTCCACATGCAGGCTGAAGACCGAACAACTAAACAGATGAACGACCAGCCATCTGGCAACCTGCCTTTCCTCAAACCAGATGACATCCAGTACTTTGACAAACTTCTG GTGGAGGTGGATGAGTCCACTTTGAGTCCGGAGGAGCAGAAGGAGCGCAAGATCATGAAGCTgcttctgaaaataaaaaacggAACCCCTCCCATGAGGAAG GCTGCTCTCAGGCAAATCACAGACAAGGCCCGGGAATTTGGTGCTGGACCGCTCTTCAATCAAATTCTGCCCCTGCTCATGTCTCCCACTCTTGAAGACCAGGAGCGCCATCTGTTGGTAAAAGTCATCGATCGCATCTTGTACAAACTGGACGACTTGGTTCGACCTTATGTCCACAAG aTCCTTGTGGTCATCGAGCCCTTGTTGATTGATGAAGATTACTATGCCAGAGTAGAGGGCAGAGAGATTATCTCTAATTTGGCAAAG GCTGCTGGTCTGGCCACCATGATCTCCACAATGAGGCCTGATATTGACAACATGGACGAATATGTGAGAAACACAACGGCTCGTGCCTTTGCTGTCGTGGCATCTGCTTTGGGTATTCCCTCCCTCCTGCCTTTCCTCAAAGCCGTGTGTAAGAGCAAGAAGTCGTGGCAGGCTCGGCACACGGGTATCAAAATTGTGCAGCAGATTGCCATTCTCATGGGTTGTGCCATCCTGCCTCATCTGCGCAGCTTGGTGGAGATTATTGAACATG GTCTTGTGGATGAGCAGCAGAAAGTGCGCACCATCAGTGCTTTGGCTATTGCTGCTCTTGCAGAAGCTGCCACACCCTACGGTATCGAGTCTTTCGACTCGGTGCTGAAGCCACTTTGGAAGGGTATCAGACAGCACAGAGGCAAG GGTCTGGCTGCTTTCTTAAAAGCCATTGGATACTTGATTCCTCTGATGGATGCCGAGTATGCCAACTACTACACAAGGGAAGTGATGCTTATCCTCATTCGAGAGTTCCAATCTCCAGATGAGGAAATGAAGAAGATTGTCCTAAAG GTGGTAAAGCAGTGCTGTGGGACAGATGGTGTGGAGGCCAACTACATCAAAACTGAGATTTTGCCCCCTTTCTTCAAACACTTCTGGCAGCACCGTATGGCCTTGGACAGGCGTAATTACAGACAG tTGGTAGACACTACAGTAGAGCTGGCCAACAAGGTTGGTGCAGCAGAAATCATCTCAAGAATTGTGGACGACTTGAAGGATGAAGCTGAGCAGTACAGAAAAATGGTGATGGAGACAATAGAGAAGATCATGGGCAACCTGGGTGCAGCAGACATCGACCATAAACTGGAGGAGCAGCTTATTGACGGCATCTTGTATGCTTTCCAAGAACAGACCACTGAG GACTCTGTGATGCTGAACGGTTTTGGCACAGTGGTGAATGCTCTGGGCAAGCGAGTTAAACCCTACCTGCCTCAGATCTGCGGTACTGTTTTGTGGCGTCTAAACAATAAGTCGGCCAAAGTCCGTCAGCAGGCTGCTGATCTCATTTCTCGCACAGCTGTGGTTATGAAGACCTGTCAAGAG GAGAAGCTGATGGGTCATTTGGGTGTTGTGCTGTATGAGTACCTGGGAGAGGAGTACCCTGAAGTGCTTGGAAGCATCCTTGGAGCCCTTAAAGCTATTGTCAATGTCATTG GTATGCACAAGATGACGCCTCCAATTAAGGATTTACTCCCTCGATTGACACCCATTTTGAAAAACAGGCATGAAAAGGTGCAAGAGAACTGCATTGATCTCGTGGGCAGAATTGCTGACCG GGGTGCAGAGTATGTGTCTGCCAGGGAGTGGATGCGAATCTGTTTCGAACTGCTGGAACTACTGAAAGCTCACAAGAAGGCAATCAGACGAGCCACAGTGAACACTTTCGGCTATATTGCTAAGGCAatcgg GCCTCACGATGTACTCGCCACGCTGCTTAACAACTTGAAAGTGCAGGAGCGTCAGAACAGAGTTTGTACAACAGTTGCGATAGCCATTGTGGCAGAAACGTGCTCGCCCTTCACCGTACTCCCAGCACTGATGAACGAGTACCGTGTACCTGAACTAAACGTTCAGAACGGTGTACTTAAATCTCTTtcgtttttatttgaatatattgGTGAAATGGGCAAGGACTATATCTATGCTGTCACCCCATTATTAGAGGATGCTCTGATGGACAG AGATCTTGTGCATAGACAGACTGCCAGTGCTGTAGTACAACACATGTCTCTGGGTGTATATGGGTTCGGTTGTGAAGACTCTCTCAACCACTTGCTCAATTATGTTTGGCCTAATGTTTTTGAAACATCTCCGCATGTTATCCAAGCTGTAATGGGGGCCCTTGAGGGACTTCGTGTGGCAATCGGACCATGCCGGATGTTACAATATTGTCTGCAG ggATTGTTTCACCCTGCACGGAAAGTTCGTGATGTGTACTGGAAGATTTATAATTCCATTTACATTGGTTCCCAGGATGCTCTCATTGCACATTATCCACTTGTCTACAATGATGAGAAGAACCCATTCGTTCGCTATGAGCTCGAGTACTTTCTGTGA